Proteins co-encoded in one Paracrocinitomix mangrovi genomic window:
- a CDS encoding glycosyltransferase — protein sequence MQLSVIIVNYNVEFFLEQCLNSVYTALKHVEGEVFVVDNNSIDGSLDMVRSKFPEVQLIANKDNVGFSRANNQAIKISKGKYVLLLNPDTIVEEDTFQKVVAFMDEHPDAGGLGVKMIDGKGNFLPESKRGLPTPKVAFYKIFGLSRLFPRSKKFGKYHLSYLDKNETHEIEILSGAFMLMRKEALDKVGLLDENFFMYGEDIDLSYRIILGGYKNYYYPGTRIIHYKGESTKKSSVNYVFVFYNAMIIFARKHFSEKNARLYSFLINMAIYFRASLALVSRFVKKAFIPFIDIICIILGLFLIAQNYMQIENKLIPEQLLFVALPVYGAVWFLSQIFVGGYDKPIRLIKNIIGALVGTAVILVVYALLSKDYQFSRLIILMGGTWVTVYYIVSRLILHNLVGENYRIGGAKNKRFAIVGDAEESERVHQILLQTNSKIQSVRFLSSADEKSDQKFIGTINQLDQVIDIHNIDEVIFCAKNVSAGSIISKMLELEERDVDFKIAQPESSFLIGSNSIDSKGDLYVMDINRINKPANRRNKRMIDVGLSLILMVLSPVLIFLYKKKGQFLKNMLGIFIGKLSFVGYAPIHHASNLKLPSIKRGVLTCEMVLPSANVDEDSISRMNLIYAKNHSFLMDLKIIFRNFNQLDR from the coding sequence ATGCAATTATCTGTTATCATAGTTAACTATAACGTTGAGTTTTTTCTTGAGCAATGTTTGAATTCTGTTTATACAGCTTTAAAGCATGTTGAAGGAGAAGTTTTTGTAGTGGATAACAATTCAATTGATGGCTCACTGGATATGGTCAGATCCAAATTCCCGGAGGTTCAGTTAATTGCAAATAAGGATAATGTTGGTTTCTCAAGAGCCAATAATCAAGCAATTAAAATTTCAAAGGGCAAATATGTATTATTGCTCAATCCCGATACAATTGTAGAAGAAGATACTTTTCAAAAAGTAGTGGCATTTATGGATGAACATCCTGATGCTGGAGGTTTAGGAGTTAAAATGATTGATGGGAAAGGTAATTTTTTACCTGAATCAAAAAGGGGGTTGCCAACTCCTAAAGTTGCATTTTACAAGATTTTTGGTTTGTCCAGATTATTTCCAAGATCAAAGAAATTTGGGAAATATCACTTGTCTTATCTAGATAAAAATGAAACTCATGAAATTGAGATATTATCAGGTGCTTTTATGCTTATGCGTAAAGAGGCATTGGATAAAGTTGGTTTACTGGATGAGAATTTTTTCATGTACGGAGAAGATATTGATTTGAGTTATCGCATCATTTTAGGTGGATATAAGAATTATTATTATCCGGGAACAAGAATCATCCATTACAAAGGAGAAAGTACCAAGAAAAGTAGCGTCAATTATGTGTTTGTGTTTTACAATGCAATGATCATTTTTGCGCGTAAACATTTCTCTGAAAAAAACGCAAGATTATACTCCTTTCTTATCAATATGGCTATCTATTTCAGAGCTAGCTTGGCCTTGGTAAGTAGGTTTGTTAAAAAAGCATTCATTCCGTTTATAGACATTATTTGCATCATTCTTGGCTTGTTTTTAATTGCTCAGAATTATATGCAGATTGAAAATAAACTCATTCCTGAACAGTTGTTATTTGTTGCTTTGCCGGTATATGGAGCCGTATGGTTCTTATCTCAAATATTTGTTGGCGGATATGATAAACCAATTAGGTTAATTAAGAATATAATTGGTGCTTTAGTAGGAACAGCTGTCATTCTTGTGGTTTACGCCCTTTTAAGTAAGGATTATCAATTTTCAAGGTTAATCATATTAATGGGGGGAACCTGGGTAACCGTTTATTACATTGTTTCAAGATTGATATTGCACAATTTAGTGGGTGAAAATTATAGGATAGGAGGGGCTAAAAACAAGCGTTTTGCAATTGTTGGTGATGCTGAGGAATCAGAAAGAGTTCATCAAATTTTATTACAAACCAATAGCAAAATACAATCTGTTCGTTTTTTGTCTTCTGCAGATGAAAAATCTGATCAAAAATTTATCGGAACAATTAATCAACTAGATCAGGTGATTGATATTCACAATATAGATGAGGTAATATTTTGTGCTAAAAATGTTTCTGCCGGAAGTATCATTAGTAAGATGTTAGAGTTAGAGGAGAGGGATGTAGATTTTAAAATCGCTCAGCCAGAATCTTCATTCTTAATAGGGAGTAATTCAATTGATTCTAAAGGAGATTTATATGTGATGGATATCAATCGCATTAATAAACCTGCTAATAGAAGAAACAAGAGAATGATTGATGTTGGTTTGTCTTTGATTTTAATGGTATTGTCTCCTGTGTTGATCTTTCTTTACAAGAAGAAAGGACAATTTTTAAAGAACATGTTAGGCATTTTTATAGGTAAACTTTCATTTGTAGGATATGCACCTATTCATCATGCTTCAAACTTAAAACTGCCATCCATTAAAAGAGGTGTTTTAACTTGTGAGATGGTACTTCCTAGTGCTAATGTAGATGAAGACTCAATTTCCAGAATGAATCTGATCTATGCAAAAAATCATTCCTTTCTAATGGATTTAAAAATCATCTTTAGAAACTTCAATCAATTGGATCGTTAG
- a CDS encoding exo-alpha-sialidase — protein sequence MRKILYIIAFLWCFQSFAQFENIMLPKPRGAKYPYSQVEPSICINPKNTNEVIAGTVMNDYYYSTDGGKTWKSKSIGSKYGVNGDPCMVIDTLERYYYFHLSNIKGEHLIGGMVGQYSKSIKGRCWKHGRTAPNDKYHDKEWVAVNRQNNHLYMTWTQFDAYDSKLDKDKSNIMFSKTLDGKNWSEPVDISYYDGNCLDDDRTAEGAVPSVGPNGEIYVVWARNDSLWFNMSLDEGESWLEKEVFIMDQPMGWVINIPGIYRCNGLPVTACDLSQSEHRGTLYVNWADQKNGENDTDIWLMKSKDGGKTWCDRIRVNTDTSRHHQFLSWMTIDQTNGYLYFVFYDRREHDNDRETDVYLAVSRDGGEHFDNIKISKTPFKPNPKIFFGDYTNISAHNGVIRPIWTRLHYGQINAYTALIEESELIKLKK from the coding sequence ATGAGAAAAATACTTTACATCATTGCATTTTTGTGGTGCTTTCAATCATTTGCCCAATTTGAGAATATAATGCTACCCAAGCCTAGGGGTGCAAAATATCCTTATTCTCAAGTAGAACCTTCTATTTGTATCAATCCAAAAAATACAAATGAAGTGATTGCCGGAACAGTGATGAATGACTATTACTATTCCACTGACGGAGGAAAAACCTGGAAATCTAAATCAATTGGTTCCAAATATGGAGTGAATGGCGACCCGTGCATGGTGATTGATACACTTGAGAGATATTATTATTTCCATCTGTCAAATATTAAAGGTGAGCACTTAATAGGAGGAATGGTTGGGCAATATTCTAAAAGTATCAAAGGAAGATGTTGGAAACATGGTAGAACTGCTCCAAACGATAAATATCATGACAAGGAGTGGGTAGCTGTTAATAGACAGAATAATCATTTATACATGACCTGGACACAGTTTGATGCTTATGATTCAAAACTGGATAAGGACAAAAGTAATATCATGTTTTCTAAAACATTAGATGGTAAAAACTGGTCTGAACCTGTTGATATATCTTATTATGACGGAAATTGTTTGGATGATGATAGAACAGCAGAAGGAGCAGTGCCATCAGTTGGACCAAACGGTGAGATTTATGTGGTTTGGGCACGCAATGATTCACTTTGGTTCAATATGTCTTTAGATGAAGGTGAAAGTTGGCTAGAAAAGGAAGTGTTTATTATGGATCAACCAATGGGATGGGTGATCAATATTCCGGGAATTTATCGTTGTAATGGTTTGCCGGTCACGGCCTGTGATTTGAGTCAATCTGAACACCGTGGTACCCTCTATGTTAATTGGGCCGATCAAAAAAATGGAGAGAATGATACTGATATCTGGTTGATGAAATCAAAGGATGGCGGTAAAACCTGGTGTGACAGAATCAGAGTTAACACAGACACTTCCAGGCATCATCAATTTTTAAGTTGGATGACCATTGATCAAACAAACGGTTATTTATATTTTGTTTTTTATGACAGACGCGAGCATGATAATGATCGTGAAACGGATGTTTATCTAGCTGTTTCCAGAGATGGAGGAGAACATTTCGACAATATTAAGATCAGTAAAACTCCATTTAAACCAAACCCAAAGATCTTTTTTGGTGATTACACAAACATTTCAGCCCACAATGGCGTAATAAGACCTATTTGGACACGTTTACACTATGGCCAAATCAATGCTTATACAGCTTTGATTGAAGAAAGTGAACTGATAAAACTGAAGAAGTAG
- a CDS encoding BamA/TamA family outer membrane protein: protein MFLLLGLVITSCRQAKYVPDGKYLLKKSEIYYMADGDSTAEWEESHPQIKEWEVEELVQPRRNSKFLGMKFKLRFYNSIDTNKYNKQVERKKVKHDKKVEKKRKKVNEVNEKRIKKAREKGKEYYRQKVYKPKDVKLGWRHWVRTRWGEAPVIVDTAKIHKCEDQMKIFLSQKGFRYAEITDSIEYLKPKKKKATVKYYIKPGRPYVINKITFDDDPYTRRVKDMYYNKKKGYLENNESLLKEGALLDEDNLEEERSKFTSFLLDEAYFGFTENYINYVVDTTVGDYKADVVIFVKKKKIIDVYSKDTVLTTHHPYLINDVTYVLHNPDSLSFKDYELYKERCKKLGLEIKKNDGTYQLLDTLYIVDTVITKQFINLNKDIRKDHDLKVFQKFIDTNINYKGYFIFNEEPFIDPYLLDKQNFLEHTEADYPHYAKNYYVDRSYQGFYRLDIFSRVVADVYVTPGKPLGNTVDVTYEMTPTPKQFFNAEPRATNTSSILGVSGMVSYTNKNLFKAANQLQITMEGGFQSQPLVVGTGEEGTKRFDFRGLNTFEWGPEIKYRIPKLYPMTKKMQENVSKRMLPTTEMNLSYNYQRRQEFKRHIGEFGYKWEFWSASMTQIITVSPLSLNYVTLDKDSLFNLNLIQTNDPFLINSYSDFFSIGILNFNHDYSSTRKKSQDSNKGKKLKNHAISNVFDLRAAGLVMNSIFAAADQDSAFVPSFNEEGKHVLGVPFAQFMRFENTLVFNQYISRYQRMVYRFIGGVGFAYGNGISLPYTESFVAGGSNDIRAFPARTMAPGGTQTYKDPNATSTQIGDLKLELNLEWRFRMTGSLHGALFMDIGNIWKLQADPSLAFDPGVFRFDDFYKQVAIGAGYGFRYDIEFLIIRLDLAWALYNPYLDAGERWWLTAKDQYYSNFKVDANGVKVNYVLPHRLAFNFGIGYPF from the coding sequence ATGTTTTTATTGCTTGGATTAGTGATTACCAGCTGTAGACAAGCTAAATATGTGCCTGATGGAAAGTATCTTTTAAAGAAAAGTGAAATCTATTACATGGCAGATGGCGATTCTACGGCAGAATGGGAAGAAAGTCATCCCCAAATCAAAGAATGGGAGGTAGAAGAGTTAGTTCAACCTAGAAGAAATTCTAAGTTTCTAGGGATGAAGTTCAAACTGAGATTCTATAACAGCATTGACACAAACAAATACAACAAACAGGTTGAGCGCAAAAAAGTAAAGCACGATAAAAAGGTTGAAAAGAAGCGTAAAAAAGTCAATGAGGTTAATGAAAAACGAATCAAGAAGGCAAGAGAAAAAGGCAAGGAGTATTACCGTCAAAAAGTATATAAACCTAAGGATGTAAAATTGGGTTGGAGACATTGGGTAAGAACTCGTTGGGGCGAAGCGCCTGTAATTGTGGACACAGCTAAAATTCACAAATGTGAAGATCAGATGAAGATTTTTCTATCTCAGAAAGGATTTAGATATGCTGAGATTACGGATTCAATTGAATACCTAAAACCCAAAAAGAAAAAGGCGACCGTTAAATACTATATCAAGCCGGGCAGACCTTATGTTATTAATAAAATCACCTTTGATGATGATCCTTATACCCGAAGAGTAAAGGATATGTACTACAACAAGAAAAAAGGTTATTTGGAAAACAATGAGTCTTTGCTTAAAGAAGGAGCATTGTTAGATGAGGATAATTTGGAAGAAGAAAGATCAAAATTTACATCCTTTCTTTTAGATGAAGCCTATTTTGGTTTTACAGAGAATTACATCAATTATGTTGTTGATACTACAGTTGGAGACTATAAGGCAGATGTGGTGATATTCGTGAAAAAGAAAAAAATCATTGATGTTTATTCAAAAGATACTGTACTTACTACTCATCATCCTTATCTGATAAATGACGTAACCTATGTTTTACACAATCCTGATTCCTTGTCATTTAAAGACTATGAATTGTACAAAGAGAGATGTAAAAAGTTAGGATTGGAGATTAAGAAAAATGACGGTACTTATCAATTGCTGGATACGCTTTATATCGTGGATACTGTTATTACCAAACAGTTTATTAATCTTAATAAGGATATCAGGAAAGATCATGATTTAAAGGTGTTTCAGAAGTTTATTGATACCAATATTAATTACAAAGGATATTTCATTTTCAATGAAGAGCCATTTATAGATCCTTATTTGTTGGATAAGCAAAACTTTCTTGAACACACGGAGGCAGATTATCCGCATTATGCAAAAAACTATTATGTAGACAGATCATATCAGGGCTTTTATAGGTTGGATATTTTTTCCAGAGTTGTGGCTGACGTTTATGTCACACCTGGAAAACCGCTAGGAAACACAGTGGATGTTACTTATGAAATGACGCCTACTCCAAAGCAATTTTTTAATGCTGAGCCTAGAGCAACCAATACCAGTAGTATTCTTGGGGTATCCGGTATGGTGTCTTATACAAATAAAAACCTCTTTAAAGCGGCTAATCAATTACAAATTACCATGGAAGGTGGTTTTCAATCTCAGCCATTGGTTGTAGGAACAGGTGAAGAAGGAACAAAGCGTTTTGATTTTAGAGGTTTGAACACATTTGAATGGGGACCGGAAATTAAATACAGGATTCCGAAGTTATATCCAATGACCAAAAAAATGCAAGAGAATGTTTCTAAAAGGATGTTACCAACCACCGAAATGAATCTCTCTTATAACTATCAAAGAAGACAGGAGTTTAAAAGACATATTGGTGAATTTGGTTATAAATGGGAGTTTTGGTCTGCCAGTATGACTCAGATTATAACGGTTTCTCCGCTCAGCCTTAATTACGTAACGTTGGATAAGGATTCACTATTTAATTTAAACCTGATTCAAACAAATGACCCATTCTTAATTAACTCATATTCTGATTTCTTTTCAATTGGGATATTGAATTTTAACCACGATTATTCTAGTACTCGTAAAAAATCTCAGGATTCTAACAAAGGAAAGAAACTTAAAAATCATGCAATTAGTAATGTTTTTGACCTTAGAGCGGCTGGTTTAGTAATGAATAGCATTTTTGCTGCAGCAGATCAGGATTCAGCATTTGTTCCTTCCTTTAATGAAGAAGGAAAACATGTGTTAGGAGTGCCTTTTGCACAGTTCATGCGATTTGAGAATACGCTGGTATTTAATCAATACATAAGCAGGTATCAAAGAATGGTGTACAGGTTTATTGGTGGAGTAGGGTTTGCTTATGGTAATGGAATTTCATTGCCTTATACAGAGAGTTTTGTTGCTGGAGGATCTAACGATATTAGGGCTTTTCCTGCTAGAACTATGGCGCCGGGTGGAACCCAAACTTACAAAGATCCTAACGCTACATCTACACAAATTGGAGACCTTAAATTGGAATTGAACCTGGAATGGAGATTTAGAATGACCGGTTCATTACACGGAGCATTATTTATGGATATCGGGAATATATGGAAACTACAAGCCGATCCATCTTTGGCTTTTGATCCTGGTGTTTTCAGATTTGATGATTTCTATAAACAAGTTGCTATTGGAGCCGGTTATGGTTTTAGATATGACATTGAATTCTTAATCATTCGATTAGATCTTGCCTGGGCGTTGTATAATCCATATCTGGATGCAGGAGAAAGATGGTGGTTAACAGCCAAGGATCAATATTACAGCAACTTTAAAGTTGATGCTAATGGAGTAAAAGTAAACTACGTTTTACCTCACAGATTAGCCTTTAATTTCGGAATTGGATATCCATTTTAG
- a CDS encoding TrmH family RNA methyltransferase yields the protein MSLSKNEIKLLKSLQQKKFRNSEQTFVVEGIKMVNELLKSEKQEITAIYHTAEYETNHPKARLISKGELERISGLKSPNAVLATVKIPDEKQLNTPNDSFVILLDNVNDPGNLGTIIRTADWFGINTVICSEDTVDCYNPKVVQSSMGAIFRQEISYLNLMDAVKKLIAAGYTILGADMDGEDLYTYNFPDKCALIMGSESHGLSDELKSHLTRITIPKFGDTESLNVAQAAGIIMSAYRMKKQ from the coding sequence ATGTCTCTCTCAAAAAATGAAATAAAATTGCTTAAAAGCCTGCAACAGAAAAAATTCAGGAATTCTGAACAAACTTTTGTAGTAGAGGGAATCAAAATGGTAAATGAGCTTTTGAAATCTGAAAAACAAGAGATTACAGCCATTTATCACACAGCTGAATATGAAACCAATCATCCAAAAGCAAGGCTTATTTCTAAAGGAGAATTGGAACGCATATCTGGATTAAAATCACCAAATGCGGTGTTAGCTACAGTTAAAATTCCAGATGAAAAACAACTTAATACCCCAAATGATTCTTTTGTAATCCTATTAGACAATGTGAATGATCCGGGAAATCTTGGAACGATTATTAGAACTGCCGATTGGTTTGGAATTAATACAGTAATTTGTTCTGAAGACACCGTTGATTGCTATAATCCAAAGGTGGTACAATCTTCAATGGGAGCAATTTTTAGACAAGAAATAAGCTACTTAAACTTAATGGATGCTGTTAAAAAATTAATTGCAGCAGGATACACAATTCTTGGAGCTGATATGGATGGGGAGGATTTATACACTTATAATTTTCCTGATAAATGTGCCTTGATAATGGGGTCTGAATCGCACGGATTATCTGATGAATTAAAGTCGCATCTTACCAGAATTACGATTCCAAAATTTGGTGATACAGAGTCTTTAAATGTTGCTCAGGCTGCAGGGATTATTATGTCTGCTTACCGAATGAAAAAGCAGTAA
- a CDS encoding SPOR domain-containing protein yields the protein MMYRHTITIYDENGNRKAKIRDAVNLNAFGFNQYKDDNYLGAPVEAAFTKDGKYLWVSNYNMEGDGFEKPGCDGCIGKEYDPGFLYKINSATFEIENVVQVGAIPKYLAITPDQNKLLVSNWTSSDVSVVDLNTEKEVERITVGAHPRGIAITADSKTAFVTVMGSTKVAEINLDSYQVSYIENVGKSPRHLILGNSDSCLYVSLNSARSVLRYNRFSGQKSYCKTQSGPRSMCMSPKDDFLYVVNYFDHSFSKISTRSMEVVEEVKTGDKPIGICGNWDDSEIWVACYSGKIEIFKDFHLDSLHHGTSLFGYDLSSFWKPNVRESSENEDELVEEDLMVETNEIEEEIEENEVLPVVFSNKKPIKPLAKRDFVKQTVIEPSSGTCKYHLIAGSFSDINNAKGRMTELVDKGYAAQILNGNLNYVSVACFDNRESADDNIGKIKADTGYSVWVLKR from the coding sequence ATGATGTACAGGCATACCATTACCATTTATGATGAAAACGGTAATAGAAAAGCCAAAATCCGTGATGCTGTTAACCTAAATGCTTTTGGATTTAATCAATACAAAGACGATAACTATCTGGGGGCTCCTGTAGAAGCCGCATTTACAAAGGACGGAAAGTATCTTTGGGTATCCAATTACAATATGGAAGGGGATGGTTTTGAAAAACCCGGTTGTGATGGATGTATCGGAAAAGAATATGACCCGGGCTTTTTATACAAGATAAATTCAGCCACATTTGAAATTGAAAATGTCGTACAGGTAGGTGCTATTCCTAAGTATTTGGCTATCACACCTGATCAAAATAAGTTATTGGTCAGTAATTGGACCAGCAGTGATGTTTCAGTAGTGGATTTAAACACGGAAAAGGAAGTTGAGCGAATTACCGTAGGAGCCCACCCAAGAGGAATAGCTATTACTGCGGATAGTAAAACGGCATTTGTTACTGTTATGGGTTCTACAAAAGTGGCTGAAATCAATTTAGATAGTTATCAGGTGAGTTATATTGAGAATGTAGGAAAATCACCCCGTCATTTGATTTTGGGAAATTCAGATTCTTGTCTTTACGTCTCTTTAAATTCTGCCAGATCAGTATTAAGGTATAATAGGTTTTCTGGTCAAAAAAGTTATTGTAAAACACAATCAGGTCCCAGAAGTATGTGCATGTCACCTAAAGATGACTTCTTATACGTAGTAAATTATTTTGACCATTCTTTTTCTAAGATTTCAACGCGTTCAATGGAGGTTGTAGAAGAAGTAAAAACTGGAGATAAACCAATTGGGATTTGTGGTAATTGGGATGATTCAGAAATTTGGGTGGCTTGCTATTCAGGTAAGATTGAGATTTTTAAGGATTTTCATTTGGATAGTTTGCATCACGGAACTTCTTTGTTTGGATATGATTTGTCATCATTCTGGAAACCAAATGTCCGAGAATCATCTGAAAATGAGGATGAGTTAGTGGAGGAGGATCTAATGGTTGAAACAAATGAGATAGAAGAGGAAATAGAAGAAAATGAAGTGCTGCCGGTGGTGTTCAGCAACAAAAAACCAATTAAACCATTAGCAAAACGTGACTTTGTTAAACAAACAGTTATTGAACCTAGTTCAGGTACATGCAAATATCATTTAATTGCCGGTTCTTTTTCAGACATCAATAATGCAAAGGGAAGAATGACAGAGTTGGTTGATAAGGGTTACGCCGCACAAATATTAAATGGGAACCTAAATTATGTTTCTGTGGCATGTTTTGACAACCGTGAATCAGCAGATGACAACATTGGAAAGATTAAAGCAGATACAGGTTATTCGGTTTGGGTTTTAAAAAGATAA
- a CDS encoding transglutaminase-like domain-containing protein: MDTLNTDTTQLAALIRLVEDPDPNVFGHVKSRLIEMGKDVVTSLENTIEIRQQQFAFDLDHEDRLRDIIKEIYFNQVKIELEQWRKSSTRDLLKGALIVSKFQYPDVDEKRVEQELESIKQKVWLEINEDNTAFEIVKIFNHVLFDICGFTSSKNNFYAAENSYINEVITSRKGNPLSLSILYSVIAQKLQIPIYGVNLPNHFVLGFVDEFQTLKMLGMSDDRNILFYINPFSKGRIFDHNEIENYLRSLNLPLQKNYFEPCSNTEILKRMLTNLTFAYNKEGQQEKVKSINELQLILDS; this comes from the coding sequence GTGGATACATTGAACACAGATACAACACAATTAGCAGCCTTAATAAGACTAGTTGAAGATCCAGATCCAAATGTTTTTGGACATGTTAAATCAAGGTTGATTGAAATGGGTAAAGATGTCGTAACATCTTTAGAAAACACCATTGAAATTAGACAGCAACAATTTGCTTTTGACCTGGATCACGAAGATCGATTAAGAGATATTATCAAAGAAATATATTTTAATCAGGTTAAAATTGAATTGGAACAATGGAGAAAGTCTTCTACCAGAGATTTGTTAAAGGGAGCTTTAATTGTATCTAAATTTCAGTATCCGGACGTTGACGAAAAAAGAGTAGAACAAGAACTGGAGAGTATCAAACAAAAAGTTTGGTTAGAGATAAATGAAGACAATACTGCTTTTGAAATCGTAAAAATCTTTAATCACGTTTTGTTTGACATTTGTGGCTTTACTTCGTCTAAAAATAATTTTTACGCAGCAGAAAATAGTTACATCAACGAAGTTATCACTTCACGTAAGGGAAATCCTCTTTCATTATCTATATTGTACTCAGTTATAGCGCAAAAGCTTCAAATTCCTATTTATGGAGTGAATTTGCCAAATCACTTTGTATTAGGTTTTGTAGATGAGTTTCAAACCTTGAAAATGCTGGGAATGAGTGATGATAGAAACATACTTTTCTACATCAATCCTTTTAGCAAAGGGCGTATTTTTGACCACAATGAGATTGAAAATTACCTACGTAGCTTAAATTTGCCTTTGCAGAAGAATTATTTTGAACCGTGTTCAAATACAGAAATACTAAAAAGGATGCTTACAAATCTGACCTTCGCTTACAACAAGGAGGGACAGCAAGAAAAAGTAAAAAGCATCAACGAGTTACAGCTTATTCTGGACTCTTAG
- a CDS encoding nucleoside phosphorylase → MAFEASELTLDKNGKIYHLGIGPGDIAETIILVGDQNRVDLVGTFFEKITFKNQNREFSTITGTYKGKPMSVVSTGIGTDNVDIVLNEIDAVVNIDLENRKEKDEKVSLDFIRIGTCGALQEDIDPGTYIISKYAIGLDGVANFYEVPYTDDEKSAMDAFIKHSKWGDKLNYPYIKRGSDRLREQLKEGMEEGITTTANGFYGPQGRAIRIPLSIPDFKENIRTFVWDDTRATNLEMETSALYALSDALGHSAITCCLALANRYSNKFMPDYKDQMMELIETVLERLHH, encoded by the coding sequence ATGGCTTTTGAGGCATCTGAACTAACACTGGATAAAAACGGTAAAATTTATCATTTGGGAATAGGTCCCGGTGATATTGCTGAAACAATCATACTTGTAGGTGATCAAAATCGAGTTGATTTGGTGGGAACCTTCTTTGAAAAAATAACTTTCAAAAATCAAAACAGAGAGTTTAGCACGATTACCGGAACTTACAAAGGAAAGCCAATGTCAGTAGTTTCTACAGGTATAGGCACAGATAATGTAGATATTGTATTGAATGAAATTGATGCAGTTGTCAATATTGATTTGGAGAATAGAAAAGAGAAAGATGAAAAGGTGTCACTAGATTTTATCCGCATAGGAACTTGTGGTGCACTTCAAGAAGATATTGATCCTGGAACTTATATTATTTCAAAATACGCAATTGGTTTAGATGGTGTAGCTAACTTTTATGAAGTGCCATATACAGATGACGAAAAATCTGCAATGGATGCCTTTATAAAGCACAGCAAATGGGGAGATAAGTTGAATTATCCATACATAAAAAGAGGTTCTGATAGATTGAGAGAGCAATTAAAAGAAGGAATGGAAGAAGGAATTACAACTACAGCAAATGGATTTTATGGTCCTCAAGGTAGAGCAATTCGCATTCCTTTAAGTATTCCTGATTTCAAAGAAAACATAAGAACATTTGTTTGGGATGATACAAGAGCAACAAATCTTGAAATGGAAACTTCGGCTTTGTACGCTTTATCAGATGCCTTGGGTCACAGTGCTATTACTTGCTGTCTGGCTTTGGCGAATAGATATTCTAACAAGTTTATGCCTGATTATAAGGATCAGATGATGGAATTAATTGAAACTGTGTTAGAAAGACTTCATCATTAA